The following are from one region of the Thermovirga sp. genome:
- a CDS encoding bifunctional enoyl-CoA hydratase/phosphate acetyltransferase, translating into AVKAVSSGEADLLMKGNIKTATLLKAVLNKEWGLRSGSLLSHVFLFQIPKTGKVFCLTDGGMSMYPDLAAKTAIIGNAVECYHRLGVECPRVAVLAAVETVNQDMPCTIDAAVLTQMNRRGQIKGCVVDGPLALDNAVSEEAARHKGIVSEVAGHADILLVPDIEAGNLMGKVMLYMSGGRGAGVVVGARRPVVMTSRFDNAETKLLSIAFGAVLARA; encoded by the coding sequence GCCGTGAAGGCCGTTTCCTCGGGAGAGGCGGACCTGCTGATGAAGGGCAATATCAAGACGGCCACGTTGCTGAAAGCCGTCCTGAACAAGGAGTGGGGCCTCCGTTCCGGTTCCCTTCTCTCCCATGTCTTCCTCTTCCAGATTCCAAAAACGGGGAAGGTCTTTTGCCTCACCGACGGGGGGATGTCCATGTATCCCGACCTGGCCGCCAAGACAGCGATAATAGGAAACGCCGTGGAATGCTACCACAGGCTTGGCGTGGAGTGCCCCAGGGTCGCGGTGCTGGCCGCCGTCGAGACGGTCAACCAGGACATGCCCTGCACCATCGATGCCGCCGTGCTGACGCAGATGAACCGGAGGGGACAGATCAAGGGATGCGTCGTGGACGGTCCCCTCGCCCTGGACAACGCCGTGAGCGAGGAGGCGGCCAGGCACAAGGGCATCGTCTCCGAGGTGGCCGGTCATGCCGACATCCTGCTGGTCCCCGACATCGAAGCCGGCAACCTCATGGGCAAGGTTATGCTCTACATGTCGGGGGGTCGTGGGGCCGGCGTCGTTGTCGGCGCCCGAAGACCCGTCGTGATGACCAGCCGCTTCGACAACGCCGAGACCAAGCTGCTTTCCATCGCCTTCGGGGCGGTGTTGGCGAGAGCATAA
- a CDS encoding phosphate butyryltransferase produces the protein MKRITSLVELLAFAKEVGPKKIAVALAEDAEVMEAVENARKEGVAEAFLVGDADKLKKVTDPMGIDLSNYQVVDVKSGQGEVGIEAVKLVSSGKADILMKGMISTANFLRGVLNKEVGLRSGGTLSHVYLHQVKGYDRVFFICDPAFNIAPDFQTKVNLINNTVNLAHAFGIETPKVAALAAVEVVNQDMPCTIDAAVLTQMNRRGQIKGCVIDGPLALDNAVSEESARHKGIVSEVAGKADILHVPDIEAGNMLAKAIVYFADNKTAGLVLGAKAPVVLTSRSDSPETKLLSIASAVVLAAYQNK, from the coding sequence ATGAAAAGAATCACTTCGCTGGTCGAACTGCTCGCCTTTGCCAAGGAAGTCGGTCCGAAGAAGATCGCCGTCGCCCTCGCCGAGGACGCCGAGGTCATGGAGGCCGTCGAGAACGCCCGCAAGGAAGGGGTAGCCGAAGCGTTCCTGGTCGGCGATGCCGACAAATTGAAAAAAGTGACCGACCCGATGGGCATAGACCTTTCGAATTACCAGGTGGTGGATGTCAAGAGTGGGCAGGGGGAGGTCGGGATCGAGGCCGTCAAGTTGGTTTCCTCCGGCAAGGCCGATATCCTCATGAAGGGCATGATCTCCACGGCCAACTTTTTAAGGGGCGTCCTTAACAAGGAAGTGGGCCTGCGCAGCGGCGGGACCCTCTCCCATGTCTACCTCCACCAGGTGAAGGGTTACGACAGGGTGTTCTTCATCTGCGATCCGGCCTTCAACATTGCTCCCGATTTCCAGACGAAGGTCAACCTGATCAACAACACCGTCAACCTCGCTCACGCCTTCGGCATCGAGACACCCAAGGTGGCGGCCCTCGCCGCCGTCGAGGTGGTCAACCAGGATATGCCCTGCACTATCGACGCCGCCGTGCTGACCCAGATGAACCGCCGAGGCCAGATCAAGGGTTGCGTCATCGACGGACCCCTCGCCCTGGACAACGCCGTGAGCGAGGAGTCGGCCAGGCACAAGGGGATTGTCTCCGAGGTGGCCGGCAAGGCCGATATCCTCCACGTTCCCGACATCGAGGCGGGCAATATGCTCGCCAAGGCTATCGTCTACTTCGCCGATAACAAGACGGCCGGGCTAGTGCTCGGAGCGAAGGCTCCCGTGGTGCTCACCAGCAGGTCCGATTCACCGGAGACGAAGCTCCTATCGATAGCTTCAGCCGTCGTGCTGGCAGCTTACCAGA